The following nucleotide sequence is from Salvia miltiorrhiza cultivar Shanhuang (shh) chromosome 7, IMPLAD_Smil_shh, whole genome shotgun sequence.
AGAAATGTTTCCAAATCAGTTCCCCGAGAATCAAATATCAATAATTTATGCTTAAAATTCGTAGGAAGAAGGGTTGAAGTTGCTACCAATTTCTATATTGAGGGCGAACGGCTTAGCTCATTTGCTTTTTCACTTTTGTAAAGTAGATCACATATTAAGAAACTAAAACCCAACAAAAGCTCCACCATCTACCATACATGCATCTTAGCCCCACTACCACACACACCCACGCCTATATATACACTCACGCTTCCTTAGTAAGCAAGTGTTGAGACTTGAGATCACTTGAATTGAGATTTaagaataattaataaatcatgAAGGAGAAAGGTTCGAGGCTGAAGCAGCTGATATCAATGGTGACTTGCATGACCAGAGCCAAATGCATGGCGGTCAGGAGCAAAACCGACGCCGTCAGAGCGCGCCTCATGCTCACATCGCTCACGCTTCTCTCCAAGAAGAAGAGCTTCTCCATCGCCGCCATCTCCGCCAAGATCAACGACATTTTCCACCACCACCACGCCGCcgatgacgacgacgacgatgaGCCGAGCAAGGCGATCGTCCTCTACAGCAGCAAGTCCGCGGCCAGCTGCTGCAAAATCGGCGGCGGATCTGAGGCGATCGGCAGCGTTCTAGAATTCGACGACGGCGATGATGATGATAAGTATCCAGATCTGAGGCACTCGCTGttcgaggaggaggaggagcagGAGCTGGCGGAGCTGCTCGACGATCCGAATTCGTCGATCTCGGCCATAGATTTGGTGAAGAATTCAAAGGAGAGCGGCGAGAGCTTCAATCTGGAAGATGATATCGATCAGGTTGCGGATTTGTTCATCACCAAATTCCACAAGCGGATGCGGTTGCAGAAGCTGCTCTCCTTTAAGAGGCATCAGCAGATGCTCGAGAGGAGTGCCTGAAACTTGATCCGCCctactttattaatttataacattatttttatttgtttattgtcTATACGAGCCATGTGTATAAATATCATTCATACATGCGACGCGTATTAATCAtatcgtttgaattgttttaaGTAATATTAATCCACTGATCATCAATAAATTTTTTTGGTGTGTAATTTTTCGTTTTTGTATTTGATCGTGTTAAGGTAGGTACGTAGCAtgtacttttttcttttttcttttttgtaaaaactaTGAAACGTCAGTGCGAATAATATCAAGCAAACACGAAGGAAAGTTCTTGGTCTAAAAACAGGGATGAACACATGATACTTTAAATTGAGCTAATCTATTCTACCATATAAATATTAGCCAACAAAGGAGGTTCGTCTTTGAGGCCTCCATGATATCACAGATATCCTCAGGGAtgaaattctctttttcttatttattagcCAATAATCGTGTAGCCAATTAAGCAAGAATCAGTGTAGACCTCAATCGGCATCAAGTTAATTAACTGCATACAAACCATAATACCAAAGATATAACAGCCATGATCTCGGCCACGAGGGAACTAGATGTCGGATTCGACTTTtatattatttacaaaattacctttacaataaaatatataataggaTATAATagacaatttatattttatgtccaatataatttttataatagtaTAGATGATGCATTcgcagatgggatcctctgtcccactattttgtatgtaccattattaatttatctattttataattattttttataaaaataaaaatattattatattatgaattctaattaatatttatcactaaaaatgaatttttaaaaaattatataccctaactttgaattaatgaacccaaataatcaattattaatccaaataaatataaaaaataattataaaccctaattggatgagtgaacccttgttaattatctttttataatattaaagcataataaattaaaattgaagaaaatataattaaaaattataataaattaagagtggtacacgatggtacacacaaaatagtgagacagaggatcccatgatGCATTCGAGTTACCACTTACTAGCTTCAGACAtcagtagtattttttttgagagaataaCATCTCCAAATGGTTGTCATATATACAATTACGAAAAAATACACACGCACATAAAAAAAATGGTTAGTggtatataaattattgaaacatataaaatattctCATTTTGTACgtcaaactttaaaataattattaaaaatatttaattatttttttctcatattttgCTATTTTGTTCATATTGGCCCTTGGTGTTGAAATGGTTGTCTCAAATCCTACGTGTCCAAATCCATCGATTATTAAAACGATGTTCTTGGACATATCAAACGATGCAGCTTGCATTTAAAATCAATTGGGACATAAATCAAGAATCGGGGATTGAAGTTGACTAGAGAATATGAAAAACGTGAAGCTGACGAGAGAAAGTGAGAAGGGAGAAAATGACACGAAAGAAAGTAAGAGAAATGTAGATGAGAGAAAGCGACTAGGTGATGGGTTCGTCGATGCTAATCCCAAATTGTGCGGCCATAAAGTCCTTGTTTTGTTAATGACCTTGTACATGAGAGTAATTTAGAAAGGCGATACTATTGTACTACATGAGCATATATATGTCAAGCAAGCATATTTATGTCATGTGAACACGTTGAAATCGAGCGAAATAGCAAAataagaaggaaaaagaaaactCCATTCGTTCCAATGATAATTACTCACTTTATTTGGCATGTGAATTCAGGAGAATGTGTTCAAAGTGTAAAAGAAAATGAGGATCACTTGTAATCAAGGAGGAGGTGCAAAATAAATTTATGGTGTAAAGTAATTAAGTGGGGATCACTTATTAAAGTAAGTTGGACACGATAATTAAGGAGGATTATAAGCGTTAATtatttatactcccttcgtcccacgaatcttgacacgtattctttTTTTGATCGTCCCATGAATCtggacacatttccaaataaggtaataattattactttctctctcatactttatcacttttatactttattacctacacacttaaaacattaatctacaactccttaattcccgtgccaaaaccaaacgtgtcaagattcatgggacggatgaagtatttctTAACCATGCCATTATCAATggaacaaacaaaaataaaaaataggtcattattaaaaagacaaaaagggtaataattaaataattgcactaatatatattttaaaattaatttataaaatgataCTCTCTCCGTACCATAACAAAATATCACTTATATTTTAAGGAAGAAGTTCTACAAGATCTCATCCCTATATACGATATAAAAGCACAAGATTTAGTAAAACAAGTATTCCCTTTGTCCGCTAAGAGTACGCCACTTTGGCTGGGCAagagatttaataaaatggtcGGTGATAAGGAAAAGATGTGGGACCATgtcctaaaaaggaaagtgacatactTTTTGTGGACGCCCAAAATGATAATTGTGACACactcttggcggacggagggaatatattataaaatgCATGTTTTTTATGAGATTTATAAGTGtttgtttggttcaagtagatgaatgaaaaatgaatgaaatcaaataaaggagaaaACTGATAATAATAACagttacttttattgagtgttaggtttaacaatgaaaataaataactagtaagagattcatttttttttaggggTAACAAATCAGGTGATTGGGTTATCATCAagtaacaataataattaaCTCATTAcgcaaattaaacaaaaaaataatacatttaattaattgaatatctTTCTAACTTTCAAAAAACCCAACCAAATATGGgctaattaatgttaatttaataatttgttGCTCAGCGAAAGTCTTTATAATACACATCTTTTAACCCTCAAGCTCAAGTATTCGGCAATTCTGAAAAATGACTTAATGAATCTAAATATAAGAAGTTATgtagtaaaacaaaataaaaactatactataaatttgttgtttttttttgccaaaaaaatatttcaaagatGCCAAACA
It contains:
- the LOC130993930 gene encoding uncharacterized protein LOC130993930 — its product is MKEKGSRLKQLISMVTCMTRAKCMAVRSKTDAVRARLMLTSLTLLSKKKSFSIAAISAKINDIFHHHHAADDDDDDEPSKAIVLYSSKSAASCCKIGGGSEAIGSVLEFDDGDDDDKYPDLRHSLFEEEEEQELAELLDDPNSSISAIDLVKNSKESGESFNLEDDIDQVADLFITKFHKRMRLQKLLSFKRHQQMLERSA